One stretch of Micromonospora cremea DNA includes these proteins:
- a CDS encoding PA14 domain-containing protein, producing the protein MDKLMSTINWTSTADFGFDNYFVSQVLGNITTTQAGSYTFRLSSDDGSKLSIDNSVVINHDGLHGATRPRRARSPSPPGCTRCASTTSSARVASRSPWSGRRPARRPSWSCRTRR; encoded by the coding sequence GTGGACAAGCTGATGTCCACGATCAACTGGACGTCGACCGCCGACTTCGGCTTCGACAACTACTTCGTCTCGCAGGTGCTCGGCAACATCACCACCACCCAGGCCGGCAGCTACACGTTCCGGCTGAGCAGCGACGACGGATCCAAGCTGTCGATCGACAACTCCGTGGTCATCAACCACGACGGCCTGCACGGCGCGACCCGCCCAAGGAGGGCACGGTCACCCTCACCGCCGGGCTGCACCCGCTGCGCATCGACCACTTCGAGCGCGAGGGTGGCCAGCAGATCACCCTGGAGTGGAAGACGCCCGGCTCGTCGTCCTTCGTGGTCGTGCCGAACTCGGCGTTGA
- a CDS encoding SAM-dependent methyltransferase: MAETAPLPATDGTKIDTSVPHSARIWNYWLGGKDNFEVDRLAGEQVRELFPAMIETARESRAFLSRAVRFLAGEAGIRQFLDVGTGLPTADNTHQVAQRVNPQSRVVYVDNDPMVLAHARALLVGSPEGLTRYIHADLHDPQAVLGQAREHLDLSQPVAVLLFGVMGHVGDDDEAVAIIRALLDAVPSGSYLALSDGTDTSAAVVESHRQYNESGALPYHLRSPERIARFFDGLELVEPGLVPFTHWRPEQDGPPADLDGYCAVGRKP; this comes from the coding sequence GTGGCAGAAACCGCCCCACTCCCGGCCACCGACGGCACCAAGATCGATACGAGCGTCCCCCATTCGGCCCGGATCTGGAACTACTGGCTCGGCGGCAAGGACAACTTCGAGGTCGACCGGCTGGCCGGCGAGCAGGTCCGCGAGCTCTTTCCCGCGATGATCGAGACGGCACGCGAGTCCCGCGCGTTCCTGTCCCGCGCGGTGCGCTTCCTCGCCGGCGAAGCCGGGATCCGGCAGTTCCTCGACGTCGGCACCGGGCTGCCCACCGCCGACAACACCCACCAGGTCGCCCAGCGGGTCAACCCGCAGAGCCGGGTAGTCTACGTCGACAACGACCCCATGGTGCTGGCCCACGCGCGGGCGCTGCTGGTCGGCAGCCCGGAAGGGCTGACCCGGTACATCCACGCCGACCTGCACGACCCGCAGGCGGTGCTCGGACAGGCCCGCGAGCACCTCGACCTCAGCCAGCCCGTCGCGGTTCTGCTGTTCGGGGTGATGGGCCACGTCGGCGACGACGACGAGGCGGTCGCCATCATCCGTGCGCTGCTTGACGCGGTCCCGTCCGGCAGCTACCTGGCGCTGTCCGACGGCACCGACACCAGCGCGGCGGTCGTCGAGTCGCACCGGCAGTACAACGAGAGCGGGGCGCTGCCGTACCACCTGCGCAGCCCGGAGCGGATCGCCCGGTTCTTCGACGGCCTGGAGCTGGTCGAGCCCGGCCTGGTGCCGTTCACCCACTGGCGGCCCGAGCAGGACGGCCCGCCGGCCGACCTGGACGGCTACTGCGCCGTCGGCCGCAAGCCCTGA
- a CDS encoding ricin-type beta-trefoil lectin domain protein — MDLGASHAVNRVVVKHAGAGGENTAWNTRDFTVASSADGTTWTTRATVTGNTASTTTHDVTAPGTRYVRLAITAPTSTSDPAARIYELEVYASTGGGSGSITGVGGKCLDVDNAGTADGTKVQLWTCNGTAAQTWSRIGDTYRALGKCLDVDNGGTADGTKVQLWTCNGTGSQVWQPQADGSIRNPQSGKVLQATGAGTADGTQIQIGTYAGGAHQKWVVNGG, encoded by the coding sequence GTGGACCTGGGGGCCAGCCACGCGGTGAACCGGGTGGTGGTCAAGCACGCCGGCGCCGGCGGTGAGAACACCGCGTGGAACACCCGGGACTTCACGGTCGCCTCCAGCGCCGACGGCACCACCTGGACCACCCGGGCCACGGTCACCGGCAACACGGCGAGCACCACGACGCACGACGTCACCGCACCCGGCACGCGCTACGTGCGGTTGGCCATCACCGCGCCGACCAGCACCAGCGATCCGGCCGCGCGAATCTACGAGCTGGAGGTGTACGCGAGCACCGGTGGCGGGTCGGGCAGCATCACCGGCGTCGGCGGCAAGTGCCTGGACGTGGACAACGCGGGCACCGCCGACGGCACGAAGGTGCAGTTATGGACCTGCAACGGCACCGCCGCGCAGACGTGGAGCCGGATCGGGGACACCTACCGGGCCCTGGGCAAGTGCCTGGACGTGGACAACGGTGGCACCGCCGACGGCACGAAGGTGCAGCTGTGGACCTGCAACGGCACCGGTTCGCAGGTGTGGCAGCCGCAGGCCGACGGGTCGATCCGCAACCCGCAGTCGGGCAAGGTGCTGCAGGCCACGGGCGCCGGCACCGCCGACGGCACCCAGATCCAGATCGGCACGTACGCGGGCGGCGCCCACCAGAAGTGGGTGGTCAACGGCGGGTAG
- a CDS encoding STAS domain-containing protein, translated as MAHFEARTSTAPGRIVVTLSGECDLATREELTTVLSAAVRGAPVVVVDVGGLRFLDSTGLHSLVTAHQIARAAGRRLYAVNASGPVAAVLDITGVGTLLRPPADDPRLAG; from the coding sequence ATGGCGCACTTCGAGGCCCGGACGTCCACGGCACCTGGCCGGATCGTCGTCACGCTGTCCGGCGAGTGCGACCTCGCCACCCGGGAGGAGCTGACCACCGTGTTGTCCGCGGCGGTCCGCGGCGCGCCCGTGGTCGTGGTCGACGTGGGCGGGTTGCGCTTCCTCGACTCCACCGGTCTGCACAGCCTGGTCACCGCCCACCAGATCGCCCGCGCGGCCGGTCGGCGGTTGTACGCGGTCAACGCCAGCGGGCCGGTCGCCGCCGTGCTGGACATCACCGGCGTCGGCACCCTGCTGCGCCCGCCCGCCGACGACCCACGGCTGGCGGGCTGA
- a CDS encoding nucleotidyltransferase, whose product MDLDLRRYLDELVDAARDVLGDNLVGAYAAGSVGLGAYQAGRSDVDVALLCAGPLTEADKRALVTRLRHEALPCPARGLELVAYRREVAAAGSPEPGFEVELNTGSGMPFRCTLDPGDRPAADGRFWYGLDRSILHQSGLPLLGPPAGEVFADLTPADLRRLLIEALSWWLALLTPPDDRPAPGAEDAVLGACRSLVRHRDGVWLSKVAAGQRLIDAGDPAEVIGRAVAARRGGPPPTGTQARAFQRRVRAEIAGQPD is encoded by the coding sequence GTGGATTTGGATCTTCGGCGTTACCTGGACGAGCTGGTCGACGCCGCCCGCGACGTGCTCGGCGACAACCTGGTGGGCGCGTACGCGGCCGGCTCGGTGGGGCTCGGCGCGTACCAGGCGGGCCGCAGCGATGTGGACGTGGCGCTGCTCTGCGCCGGGCCGCTGACCGAGGCCGACAAGCGGGCGCTGGTGACGCGGCTGCGGCACGAGGCGCTGCCCTGCCCGGCGCGCGGGCTGGAGCTGGTGGCCTACCGGCGGGAGGTGGCCGCCGCCGGCAGTCCCGAGCCCGGCTTCGAGGTCGAGCTGAACACCGGGTCCGGGATGCCGTTCCGCTGCACCCTCGACCCGGGCGACCGGCCGGCGGCCGACGGCCGGTTCTGGTACGGGCTGGATCGCAGCATCCTGCACCAGAGCGGGCTGCCGCTGCTCGGGCCGCCGGCGGGGGAGGTCTTCGCCGACCTGACCCCGGCGGACCTGCGCCGCCTGCTGATCGAGGCGCTGTCCTGGTGGCTGGCCCTGCTGACGCCGCCGGACGACCGACCCGCGCCCGGCGCGGAGGACGCGGTGCTCGGCGCCTGCCGGTCCCTGGTGCGCCACCGCGACGGCGTCTGGCTGTCCAAGGTGGCCGCCGGGCAGCGCCTGATCGACGCCGGCGACCCGGCCGAGGTGATCGGCCGGGCGGTCGCCGCGCGGCGCGGTGGGCCGCCGCCGACCGGAACGCAGGCGCGCGCCTTCCAGCGGCGGGTCCGCGCCGAGATCGCTGGCCAGCCCGACTAG
- a CDS encoding nuclear transport factor 2 family protein, translating to MAVDLPDVIDRYFRAVDDGDSEAFVACFADTATVADEDRLHEGRAAIRAWRQRTMEAYSYSVEPLTVTPQAGDSYLVLARVSGTFPGSPVELRYRFTLRDNLIGALDIRP from the coding sequence ATGGCGGTCGACCTGCCCGACGTGATCGACCGGTACTTCCGGGCCGTCGACGACGGCGACTCGGAGGCCTTCGTCGCCTGCTTCGCGGACACCGCGACCGTGGCCGACGAGGACCGGCTGCACGAGGGACGGGCGGCGATCCGCGCCTGGCGGCAGCGGACGATGGAGGCCTACTCGTACTCGGTGGAGCCGCTGACGGTCACGCCGCAGGCGGGCGACTCGTACCTGGTCCTCGCCCGGGTGTCGGGCACTTTTCCCGGCAGCCCGGTCGAGCTGCGGTACCGGTTCACGCTGCGCGACAACCTGATCGGCGCCCTGGACATCCGCCCGTAG
- a CDS encoding SUKH-4 family immunity protein, which translates to MTPELHQLIEELRADLAEDQPASLGYAQFGDGAATDAVPADLPADLRDLLLVADGLRAGRLELASTSTLAGIQYHLDYAPDFSSIPEDRAGWLVIGTRSDEPILMDRGTGAIWYFPPTGTEWFMSDAFEELAPDLDSFVHYYLLGPGYADLTPADDQWFAFLDQQGLLDDESDGDADARDRR; encoded by the coding sequence TTGACCCCCGAGCTGCACCAGCTCATCGAGGAGCTGCGGGCCGACCTGGCCGAGGATCAGCCGGCAAGCCTGGGGTACGCCCAGTTCGGCGACGGCGCTGCCACCGACGCCGTGCCGGCGGACCTTCCGGCCGACCTGCGGGACCTCCTGCTGGTGGCCGACGGGCTGCGCGCCGGCCGGCTCGAGCTGGCGTCCACGTCCACCCTCGCCGGCATCCAGTACCACCTGGACTACGCACCGGACTTCTCGTCCATTCCGGAGGACCGGGCGGGCTGGCTGGTGATCGGCACCCGCAGCGACGAGCCGATCCTCATGGATCGTGGCACCGGCGCCATCTGGTACTTCCCGCCGACCGGCACCGAGTGGTTCATGTCGGACGCCTTCGAGGAGCTCGCCCCCGACCTGGATTCCTTCGTGCACTACTACCTGCTCGGCCCGGGCTACGCCGACCTGACCCCCGCCGACGACCAGTGGTTCGCCTTCCTCGACCAGCAGGGCCTGCTCGACGACGAGTCCGACGGTGACGCCGACGCGAGGGACCGGCGGTGA
- a CDS encoding dihydrolipoyl dehydrogenase family protein, with translation MTDQPEEFDLLVVGGGKAGKTLSMDVARSGRRVAMVERGMIGGSCINVACIPTKALVTSARAARQLRGAAALGLVVEGGRVDVDLLRAHKQDVVEGMVAANRQQFLESGLHLVIGQARFVGPRTVLVSLADGGERLLRGADVVINTGTRPHLPSVPGLAEASVLTSDTLLHLDRLPARLVVLGGGTVGVEFAQMFASFGSAVTLIEGGPRLLTREDPDVGDAVTRILLDDGIDVRTGMTVARIDRNADGTVRVTLDDGSLVTGDDVLVAVGREPVTDGLGLDAAGVQVNDRGFVAVDEYLRTSAERTWAAGDVAGTPQFTHASLDDYRIIRANLAGERRSTAGRLIPYTIFTTPELARVGVTETEARRAGYDVQVAHLPVAAIPRARTLRQTEGTWKAVVDAETDQILGVALLGAEAGEVITSVQLAMLGGMPWTALRDAIITHPTMAEGLNLLFASLQSRPVR, from the coding sequence AGTTCGACCTGCTCGTCGTGGGCGGCGGCAAGGCCGGCAAGACGTTGAGCATGGACGTCGCCCGGTCCGGACGGCGGGTGGCGATGGTCGAACGCGGCATGATCGGCGGCAGCTGCATCAACGTCGCCTGCATCCCGACCAAGGCGCTGGTGACGAGCGCGCGGGCGGCCCGCCAGCTACGCGGCGCGGCCGCGCTCGGCCTGGTGGTCGAGGGCGGCCGGGTCGACGTGGACCTGCTCCGCGCCCACAAGCAGGACGTCGTCGAGGGCATGGTGGCCGCCAACCGACAGCAGTTCCTCGAGTCCGGCCTGCACCTGGTGATCGGCCAGGCCCGGTTCGTCGGCCCCCGGACCGTACTGGTGTCGCTGGCCGACGGCGGCGAACGGCTCCTGCGCGGCGCCGACGTGGTGATCAACACCGGTACCCGCCCGCACCTGCCGTCGGTGCCCGGGCTGGCCGAGGCGTCGGTGCTGACCAGTGACACCCTGCTGCACCTGGACCGGCTGCCGGCCCGACTGGTGGTGCTCGGCGGTGGCACCGTCGGGGTGGAGTTCGCGCAGATGTTCGCCTCGTTCGGCAGTGCGGTGACGCTGATCGAGGGTGGCCCGCGGCTGCTCACCCGCGAGGATCCCGACGTCGGCGACGCGGTGACGCGGATCCTGCTCGACGACGGCATCGACGTGCGCACCGGGATGACGGTCGCCCGGATCGACCGCAACGCCGACGGCACGGTCCGGGTGACGCTGGACGACGGCAGCCTGGTGACCGGGGACGACGTGTTGGTCGCGGTCGGCCGGGAACCGGTCACCGACGGGCTCGGCCTGGATGCCGCCGGCGTGCAGGTGAACGACCGTGGCTTCGTGGCGGTCGACGAGTACCTGCGTACCAGCGCCGAGCGGACCTGGGCGGCCGGGGACGTCGCCGGCACCCCGCAGTTCACCCACGCCTCGCTCGACGACTACCGGATCATCCGGGCGAACCTGGCGGGTGAGCGGCGCAGCACCGCCGGTCGGCTCATCCCGTACACCATCTTCACCACCCCGGAGCTGGCCCGGGTCGGTGTCACCGAAACCGAGGCGCGCCGCGCCGGGTACGACGTCCAGGTGGCCCACCTGCCGGTCGCAGCGATCCCCCGGGCCCGCACCCTGCGCCAGACCGAGGGGACGTGGAAGGCGGTCGTCGACGCCGAAACCGACCAGATCCTCGGCGTGGCGCTGCTGGGCGCCGAGGCCGGTGAGGTGATCACCTCGGTGCAGTTGGCCATGCTCGGCGGGATGCCGTGGACCGCCCTGCGCGACGCGATCATCACCCATCCGACGATGGCCGAGGGTCTCAACCTGCTCTTCGCCTCGCTCCAGTCCCGCCCGGTCCGCTAG
- a CDS encoding molybdenum cofactor biosysynthesis protein yields the protein MPQIVELLASPVHRFLGRPADGPAPAPPGELVDVVRIRAGLGIVGDRYFGQPAHRDASVTVIAQESLPPGIGLAEVRRNVLTTGIAVDELIGKVLVLDSGDGPVSLRVNRAARPCAWMDVTVGPGAWKALRTTGGIRCTPLNDGVLRIGPVDATVERAPAS from the coding sequence ATGCCGCAGATCGTCGAGTTGTTGGCCTCGCCCGTGCACCGCTTCCTGGGCCGGCCCGCCGACGGCCCGGCGCCGGCCCCGCCCGGTGAGCTGGTCGACGTGGTGCGGATCCGGGCCGGCCTCGGCATCGTCGGCGACCGGTACTTCGGCCAGCCGGCGCACCGCGACGCCAGCGTGACGGTGATCGCCCAGGAGTCGCTGCCACCCGGCATCGGTCTGGCGGAGGTCCGCCGCAACGTCCTGACCACCGGCATCGCGGTGGACGAACTGATCGGCAAGGTGCTGGTGCTGGACTCCGGCGACGGCCCGGTCAGCCTGCGGGTGAACCGGGCCGCCCGCCCCTGCGCCTGGATGGACGTCACCGTCGGCCCGGGTGCGTGGAAGGCGCTGCGCACCACCGGCGGCATCCGCTGCACGCCGCTCAACGACGGGGTGCTGCGGATCGGCCCGGTCGACGCCACCGTCGAGCGGGCGCCCGCGTCGTAG
- a CDS encoding nuclear transport factor 2 family protein: MDPDQEDGTMPDSEREAELLDAERTLQAAQRAGDVAALDQLLVDQLIAIGPQGGKHTKREDLAAHRDRTSVIEELVEEELDLLVVGSTGVTFFLGRVAGVFDGGPFAARLRYTRTWIHDDAHGWRVLAAHISPV, encoded by the coding sequence GTGGACCCCGATCAGGAGGACGGCACCATGCCGGACAGCGAACGCGAGGCGGAACTGCTCGATGCCGAGCGCACCCTGCAGGCGGCGCAGCGGGCCGGCGACGTGGCGGCCCTCGACCAGTTGCTCGTCGACCAGCTGATCGCCATCGGCCCGCAAGGCGGCAAGCACACCAAACGGGAGGACCTGGCCGCGCACCGGGACCGGACCTCGGTCATCGAGGAACTGGTCGAGGAGGAGCTGGACCTGCTCGTCGTCGGATCGACCGGCGTGACGTTCTTCCTGGGCCGGGTGGCCGGAGTGTTCGACGGCGGGCCGTTCGCGGCTCGCCTGCGGTACACCCGGACCTGGATCCATGACGACGCACACGGCTGGCGGGTGCTCGCCGCGCACATCAGCCCGGTCTGA
- a CDS encoding PP2C family protein-serine/threonine phosphatase: MADQVGRATDAAGAARPVEAVVREILAVVPAGCTWLLPVPDDGRPVGDFRIAATSGQGYDIYGRGTERVGARLTELYPSMVDGPLWRLYLDVLATGSPGRMADFRYVEKRVGVVADSLFDVHVHRVLGGLLVAWQRLDEDLRRLERTELLGSLGWADYDLASGVSQWSPGMYRIFERDPALGPLSRAEQSAAVLPDDDMLREAAWQTLDSGASSDVTVRFQPAGAVKYLRILSDVSRDADGTPLKIHAVVQDVTARVDSRTAIEQLGDQLRTREMTALAEHRLAGQLQNLIQPVPRAPFPLAGLEAIVNYLPAESTVRVGGDWYHAQTLPDGSVVLAVGDVAGHGLNAASGMAHLRFALVAWLSIGIHDPAVLLGHLNRLCGQLAITGTAVVAVYDPETRVLRWGRAGHMAPLLSRAGETGPLDRPPGLLLGADGDSVYPVLTPRLRPGDLLLFYTDGLVERRAPEEDRLEQVRSMLSAFSAAPGEQTLGRLRDLLHHPSPDDDTCTLAVRVLS; encoded by the coding sequence ATGGCGGACCAGGTCGGGCGGGCCACGGACGCCGCCGGGGCGGCGCGGCCGGTCGAGGCGGTCGTGCGGGAGATTCTGGCGGTCGTTCCGGCCGGCTGCACGTGGCTGCTGCCGGTGCCGGACGACGGTCGGCCGGTCGGGGACTTCCGGATCGCGGCCACCAGCGGCCAGGGCTACGACATCTACGGCCGGGGGACCGAGCGGGTGGGCGCGCGGCTCACCGAGCTGTATCCGAGCATGGTCGACGGTCCGCTCTGGCGGCTCTACCTCGACGTGCTGGCCACCGGCTCACCCGGCCGGATGGCCGACTTCCGGTACGTGGAGAAGCGCGTCGGCGTCGTCGCCGACTCGCTGTTCGACGTGCACGTGCACCGGGTGCTCGGCGGCCTGCTGGTGGCCTGGCAACGGCTCGACGAGGACCTGCGTCGACTGGAGCGCACCGAGTTGCTGGGCAGCCTCGGTTGGGCGGATTACGACCTGGCCAGCGGAGTCAGCCAGTGGTCACCCGGGATGTACCGGATCTTCGAGCGCGACCCGGCGTTGGGCCCGCTGTCGCGAGCCGAGCAGTCCGCCGCCGTGCTCCCGGACGACGACATGCTGCGCGAGGCGGCCTGGCAGACGCTGGACAGCGGAGCCTCCTCGGACGTGACCGTCCGGTTCCAGCCGGCGGGCGCGGTGAAGTACCTACGGATCCTCTCCGACGTTTCCCGGGACGCGGACGGCACACCGTTGAAGATCCACGCCGTGGTGCAGGACGTGACGGCCAGGGTGGACTCGCGGACCGCCATCGAGCAGCTCGGTGACCAGTTGCGGACCCGGGAGATGACGGCGCTGGCCGAGCACCGCCTTGCCGGGCAGTTGCAGAACCTGATCCAGCCGGTGCCCCGGGCGCCGTTCCCGCTGGCCGGCCTGGAGGCGATCGTCAACTACCTGCCGGCGGAGAGCACGGTGCGGGTGGGCGGGGACTGGTACCACGCGCAGACCCTGCCGGACGGGTCGGTCGTGCTCGCGGTCGGTGACGTGGCAGGTCACGGGCTGAACGCCGCCAGCGGGATGGCGCATCTGCGCTTCGCCCTGGTGGCCTGGCTGTCGATCGGCATCCATGACCCGGCGGTGCTGCTCGGGCATCTCAACCGGCTCTGCGGTCAGCTCGCGATCACCGGGACCGCGGTGGTCGCGGTCTACGACCCCGAGACCCGGGTGCTTCGCTGGGGGCGCGCCGGGCACATGGCGCCACTGCTGTCCCGCGCCGGCGAGACCGGCCCGCTGGACCGGCCGCCGGGCCTGCTGCTGGGCGCCGACGGCGACTCGGTGTACCCGGTGCTCACCCCGCGACTGCGCCCGGGCGACCTGCTGCTGTTCTACACCGACGGGCTGGTGGAGCGGCGCGCGCCCGAGGAGGACCGGCTGGAACAGGTGCGCTCGATGCTCTCGGCGTTCTCCGCCGCGCCCGGGGAGCAGACCCTCGGCCGGCTGCGTGACCTCCTGCACCACCCCAGCCCGGACGACGACACCTGCACCCTGGCCGTACGCGTGCTGTCCTGA
- a CDS encoding copper resistance CopC family protein — protein MRSTLVTARHLLSRAVAALAVTLVVALLLPAAPASAHGQLATSTPLTGTVVREPLTQLGLYFTEKPASNAHFTVTGPTGSRVDSGWSYSEPKRLDKPVQEYFMVNGVFEPRLYHTGFPAMVSVAHWPAKGRYTASYLSVASDGEAVRGSVTFDYQGPSTAAPAGWTPPTDGPAPTLLALVEGTPSASPDAAGASPDAGATGAPANEPAGATEEGPGGGLPPWLVPGLIVVVVAAVVLVAARRRPAARGTAVSTRRAAGPPRKPGTPARKPGNRSGGPARRGRR, from the coding sequence ATGCGATCGACGCTCGTCACTGCCCGTCACCTCCTGAGCCGAGCGGTGGCGGCGCTGGCCGTGACCCTGGTTGTGGCACTGCTGCTACCCGCCGCTCCGGCGTCCGCGCACGGCCAGTTGGCGACCTCCACCCCGCTGACCGGCACCGTGGTCCGCGAGCCATTGACACAGCTCGGGTTGTACTTCACCGAGAAGCCGGCCTCCAACGCCCACTTCACCGTCACCGGGCCGACCGGGTCCCGGGTGGACAGCGGTTGGTCGTACAGCGAGCCGAAGCGGCTGGACAAGCCGGTCCAGGAGTACTTCATGGTCAACGGGGTCTTCGAGCCGCGGCTGTACCACACCGGCTTCCCGGCCATGGTGTCCGTCGCGCACTGGCCGGCGAAGGGCCGGTACACGGCCAGTTACCTCTCCGTCGCCTCGGACGGTGAGGCGGTGCGGGGCAGCGTCACCTTCGACTACCAGGGGCCCAGCACGGCGGCACCGGCCGGGTGGACGCCACCCACGGACGGCCCGGCGCCCACCCTGCTCGCCCTGGTCGAGGGCACCCCGTCGGCGAGCCCCGACGCGGCGGGCGCGAGCCCCGACGCGGGTGCGACCGGCGCCCCAGCGAACGAGCCGGCGGGCGCCACGGAGGAAGGGCCCGGCGGTGGGCTGCCGCCCTGGCTGGTGCCGGGCCTGATCGTCGTGGTGGTGGCCGCCGTCGTGCTGGTGGCGGCGCGCCGCCGACCCGCGGCGCGTGGCACGGCCGTGTCGACCCGCCGGGCCGCCGGACCGCCCCGTAAACCCGGCACCCCGGCCCGCAAGCCTGGCAACCGGTCCGGCGGTCCGGCCCGGCGCGGGCGCCGGTAG
- a CDS encoding ATP-binding protein: MSAGRRETRIVAEQSASAQAPDSMAYQVATDLRALRAFVCTGALARGLPPHRVELLTLAVSELATNTLQHTTGGGRVRLWAEADQLFCDVIDQGPPARAFGRDMPPADAVRGRGLAIVEQVCDEVAVLTEPEGTVVRLRLGL; encoded by the coding sequence ATGTCGGCCGGCCGGCGGGAGACCCGGATCGTGGCCGAGCAGTCCGCGTCCGCCCAGGCTCCGGACTCGATGGCGTACCAGGTGGCGACCGACCTGCGAGCGCTACGCGCGTTCGTCTGCACCGGGGCTCTGGCCCGGGGCCTGCCGCCACACCGGGTGGAGCTGCTGACGTTGGCGGTCAGTGAGCTGGCCACCAACACGTTGCAGCACACCACCGGCGGCGGCCGGGTCCGGCTGTGGGCCGAGGCGGACCAGTTGTTCTGCGACGTCATCGACCAGGGGCCGCCGGCGCGAGCGTTCGGCCGGGACATGCCGCCCGCCGACGCGGTACGGGGTCGAGGGCTGGCGATCGTCGAGCAGGTCTGCGACGAGGTCGCCGTGCTGACCGAGCCGGAGGGAACGGTGGTGCGGCTCCGGCTGGGCCTGTGA
- a CDS encoding DUF2267 domain-containing protein, with protein MAELAFVDKVAARAGVPREQARLLTEAVLRTLTERLSGGEAAALAPHLAAELSPLLVAAPEPPEAFGYDEFLRRVADRAGTDRPTAERGSRAVLQTMHRVVGHREFEDALSQLPADLKELAQPLPQGP; from the coding sequence ATGGCCGAGCTGGCGTTCGTCGACAAGGTTGCGGCACGGGCGGGCGTACCGCGCGAGCAGGCGCGACTGCTGACCGAGGCGGTTCTGCGTACCCTCACTGAGCGGCTCAGCGGCGGGGAGGCGGCCGCGTTGGCGCCCCACCTGGCCGCCGAGTTGAGCCCGCTCCTGGTCGCGGCGCCCGAGCCGCCCGAGGCGTTCGGCTACGACGAGTTCCTGCGGCGCGTCGCCGACCGCGCGGGGACCGATCGCCCCACCGCCGAGCGGGGCTCTCGGGCCGTGCTCCAGACGATGCACCGGGTGGTCGGGCACCGGGAGTTCGAGGACGCCCTGTCCCAACTCCCGGCGGACCTCAAGGAGCTGGCGCAGCCGCTGCCGCAGGGCCCCTGA